One Malania oleifera isolate guangnan ecotype guangnan chromosome 10, ASM2987363v1, whole genome shotgun sequence genomic region harbors:
- the LOC131166455 gene encoding protein CURVATURE THYLAKOID 1A, chloroplastic codes for MATAYAAAAPPTSMAAATLLTPRVPSATRCAAFPSLPPPPPRFCATSSRPSSVAPISEPRRFSLLLVRATSSEETSGAVDAGELFEDLKGKWDAVENKSTVILYGGGAIVAVWLSSIVVGAINSVPLLPKIMELVGLGYTGWFVYRYLLFKSSRKELATDIEALKKKIAGTE; via the exons ATGGCAACTGCTTATGCGGCGGCTGCACCACCCACTTCCATGGCGGCGGCCACTCTGTTGACCCCGCGTGTCCCCTCCGCCACCCGCTGCGCCGCCTTCCCGTCCCTTCCTCCTCCGCCTCCTCGCTTCTGCGCCACCTCTTCCCGTCCCTCTTCTGTCGCACCCATTTCAG AGCCTCGCAGGTTTTCATTGCTCCTGGTTAGAGCAACTTCCTCAGAAGAAACATCTGGTGCTGTTGATGCTGGAGAGTTATTTGAAGACTTGAAGGGgaag TGGGATGCAGTTGAAAATAAGTCTACAGTAATTCTTTATGGAGGTGGGGCAATAGTTGCAGTTTGGCTATCTTCAATTGTTGTTGGTGCCATCAATTCTGTCCCATTG CTTCCGAAGATCATGGAGTTGGTAGGACTTGGATATACAGGCTGGTTTGTGTACCGGTACCTTTTGTTCAAG TCGAGCAGAAAAGAATTAGCTACGGACATTGAAGCACTAAAGAAGAAGATTGCTGGAACAGAGTAG
- the LOC131166456 gene encoding GDSL esterase/lipase At4g01130, which produces MRQASEVNVAGFRSVLAIWTVTIALLSCSSDSKCEFEAIFNFGDSNSDTGGFWAAFPAQSGPFGMTYFKRPSGRASDGRLVIDFLAQALGLPFLSPYLLSIGSDYRHGANYATLASTVLLPNTSLFVTGISPFSLAIQLNQMKEFKAKVDELHSAGAKGSITNLPPPDVFGKSIYAFYIGQNDFTSNLAAIGIEGVKQYLPQVVSQIAGAIKELYGLGGRTFLVLNLAPVGCYPAFLVELPHNSSDIDAFGCMISYNNAVLDYNKMLKEALAKTREALHYASLIYVDTHSVLLELFQHPTSHGLQYGTKACCGYGGGAYNFDPRVFCGNKKVIDGKNVTAEACSDPSNYVSWDGIHSTEAANKLITWAILNGSHFDPPFSIHQLCDLHPIS; this is translated from the exons ATGAGGCAGGCTTCCGAAGTTAATGTTGCGGGATTCCGGTCAGTGTTGGCCATCTGGACGGTGACCATAGCCCTGCTGAGCTGCTCAAGTGATTCTAAATGTGAGTTTGAGGCGATCTTCAACTTCGGCGACTCGAATTCCGACACCGGCGGGTTCTGGGCAGCCTTCCCGGCTCAGTCAGGGCCCTTCGGCATGACCTACTTCAAGAGACCGTCCGGTCGAGCTTCAGATGGGAGGCTTGTCATTGATTTCCTAG CTCAAGCTCTGGGGTTGCCATTTCTGAGCCCATACTTGCTGTCAATTGGATCGGACTATAGACATGGGGCCAACTATGCAACATTGGCATCTACAGTTTTGCTGCCAAACACATCCCTCTTTGTTACCGGGATCAGCCCTTTCTCTCTTGCCATTCAGCTCAATCAAATGAAGGAGTTCAAGGCCAAAGTCGATGAACTTCACTCTGCTGGTGCAAAGG GATCAATTACCAATCTTCCTCCACCAGATGTCTTTGGGAAATCGATCTATGCATTTTACATAGGTCAAAACGATTTCACGTCGAACCTAGCAGCTATCGGTATTGAAGGAGTTAAGCAGTACCTTCCCCAAGTCGTATCCCAAATTGCTGGCGCCATCAAG GAGTTGTATGGATTAGGCGGGCGCACGTTTCTGGTGCTTAATCTCGCTCCAGTGGGCTGTTATCCGGCGTTCCTGGTGGAGCTTCCGCACAATAGTTCAGATATTGATGCATTCGGGTGCATGATTTCTTACAACAATGCAGTATTGGACTATAATAAAATGCTAAAGGAAGCACTGGCTAAAACTAGAGAAGCTCTCCATTACGCCTCTCTAATTTATGTGGACACTCATTCTGTACTGCTAGAGCTCTTCCAACACCCCACATCTCATG GTCTCCAGTATGGTACAAAAGCTTGCTGCGGATATGGGGGAGGTGCCTACAACTTTGATCCTCGAGTTTTTTGTGGAAATAAGAAAGTCATTGATGGGAAGAATGTCACAGCAGAAGCTTGCAGTGACCCATCCAACTATGTAAGCTGGGATGGGATACATTCCACAGAAGCTGCAAACAAGCTAATTACATGGGCCATTCTCAATGGCTCTCATTTTGATCCCCCTTTCTCAATTCACCAGCTCTGTGATCTCCATCCTATAAGTTAA